One genomic segment of Oncorhynchus nerka isolate Pitt River linkage group LG16, Oner_Uvic_2.0, whole genome shotgun sequence includes these proteins:
- the LOC115120580 gene encoding transmembrane protein 121-like yields MMVPPPPTNQPHICLSTLLIMSSMALIDAYLVEQNHGPRKIGICIMVMVGDLCFLIVLRYVAVWVGAEVRTAKRGCAMILWFLYIFVLEIKVYFVYQNYKADRKSLDALARKALTLLLSVCVPVLFVGLVAIDHMEYVQPFKKKEELRNRLFWVVVDLLDILDIQANLWEPLKKGLPLWAEGLMFFYCYILLLVLPCVSLSEISMQGINIVPHKMMLYPILSLVTINILTLLIRGCNMLLYRDARVSGILIGKNVLAIILKTCSFVQYRKQLPNTPPAFGLERQRNSVPHHHGNQGLGHPVSIVMTAHPQVVLPDQTALPLPLPQLHVNIHD; encoded by the exons ATGATGGTGCCCCCCCCTCCCACCAACCAGCCCCATATCTGCCTGTCCACCCTGCTGATCATGAGCAGTATGGCCCTGATCGATGCCTATCTGGTGGAACAGAACCACGGGCCCAGGAAGatag gtatctgtatcatggtgatggTAGGGGACCTCTGCTTCCTCATCGTGTTGCGGTACGTGGCGGTTTGGGTCGGGGCCGAGGTACGGACCGCCAAGCGAGGCTGTGCCATGATACTCTGGTTCCTCTATATCTTTGTCCTGGAGATCAAG gTGTACTTTGTGTACCAGAACTACAAGGCTGACAGGAAGTCTCTGGATGCTCTGGCCCGTAAGGCCCTGACCCTACTCCTCTCAGTCTGTGTCCCGGTGCTGTTTGTTGGTCTCGTGGCAATAGACCATATGGAGTACGTACAGCCGTTCAAGAAGAAAGAGGAGCTGCGTAACAG GTTGTTCTGGGTGGTGGTGGACCTGCTAGATATCCTGGATATTCAGGCTAATCTCTGGGAACCCCTGAAGAAAGGTCTCCCTCTGTGGGCTGAAGGACTGATGTTCTTCTATTGTTACATCCTGTTGCTAGtccttccctgtgtctctcttagTGAGATCTCCATGCAGGGCATCAATATAGTCCCACACAAGATGATGCTATATCCTATCCTCAGCCTGGTCACCATTAATATTTTAACCTTATTGATCAGAGGCTGTAACATGCTGCTGTATAGGGATGCCCGGGTCAGTGGGATCCTGATAGGGAAGAATGTGTTAGCTATCATACTAAAGACCTGTAGCTTCGTCCAGTACAGGAAGCAGTTACCGAACACTCCTCCTGCTTTCGGGTTGGAacgacagaggaactctgtaccACATCACCATGGTAACCAGGGTCTTGGACACCCTGTTTCTATAGTGATGACCGCTCACCCGCAGGTGGTCCTCCCTGACCAGACAGCCCTGCCCCTCCCTCTGCCACAACTACATGTCAACATACATGACTGA